The Kitasatospora sp. NBC_00374 genome has a segment encoding these proteins:
- a CDS encoding Mov34/MPN/PAD-1 family protein, whose protein sequence is MLTITRELRDAIVAHARADHPDEACGVIAGPEGSGRPERFIPMLNAARSPTFYEFDSGDLFKLYREMDDRDEEPVVIYHSHTATEGYPSRTDVSYASEPGAHYVLVSTAEGNGESDPYQFRSFRIVDGVITEEDVDVVEAYPA, encoded by the coding sequence ATGCTGACCATCACCCGAGAACTGCGCGACGCGATCGTCGCCCATGCCCGCGCCGACCACCCGGACGAGGCCTGCGGTGTGATCGCCGGTCCGGAGGGCAGTGGACGGCCCGAGCGGTTCATCCCGATGCTCAACGCGGCCCGCTCGCCCACCTTCTACGAGTTCGACTCCGGCGACCTGTTCAAGCTCTACCGCGAGATGGACGACCGCGACGAGGAGCCGGTGGTGATCTACCACTCGCACACCGCCACCGAGGGCTACCCGTCCCGCACCGACGTCTCCTACGCCTCCGAGCCGGGCGCCCACTACGTGCTGGTGTCCACCGCCGAGGGCAACGGCGAGAGTGACCCGTACCAGTTCCGCTCGTTCCGCATCGTGGACGGCGTGATCACGGAAGAAGACGTCGACGTGGTGGAGGCGTACCCCGCATGA